The Mercenaria mercenaria strain notata chromosome 8, MADL_Memer_1, whole genome shotgun sequence genome has a segment encoding these proteins:
- the LOC123522844 gene encoding uncharacterized protein LOC123522844, whose translation MAHKRHLEKEEYRQWVKAGLGLGYLKEGLAPFCDDIAKQQHKDILDNIKQTKNLPTVTCGQCTVETLKPDHVKIGNKQCFYGQANCNCCHTSGKIACPNNVCGAIYDNIITNHASTPPAPNWKNTQSQQWTGDPWSIAKCFINTPGYDRKTSAADIDCTGLLHVIINNTFFHNHIGCNLAGASLFSEVRQYRNEIFHSSTMELEEAVANTYIDDMIAVLQDGKELINRKDAQDAVKKLEELKNEDFIVTTENMKEVLEDIREEIRNMKQTTEGLATKDDCDDLKMKISALESLVCEQTEEIQRLKTDDSAQKEQSEYEKSKLELQKSLIEFYREGILRMSALPTTRG comes from the exons ATGGCACATAAACGCCATTTAGAGAAAGAGGAGTACAGACAATGGGTGAAGGCCGGACTTGGCTTGGGATACTTAAAGGAAGGATTAGCGCCTTTTTGTGACGACATCGCCAAACAACAGCATAAAGATATCTTAGATAACATTAAACAGACAAAGAATTTACCGACTGTGACATGCGGTCAATGCACTGTGGAAACCCTCAAACCGGACCATGTGAAAATAggaaacaaacaatgtttttatggTCAAGCTAACTGTAACTGCTGCCATACGAGTGGTAAAATTGCTTGCCCAAACAACGTTTGTGGCGCCATCTATGACAACATTATAACTAACCATGCGTCCACACCACCAGCTCCTAATTGGAAAAACACCCAATCTCAGCAATGGACTGGAGATCCATGGAGTATAGCTAAATGTTTCATCAACACCCCTGGATATGATCGGAAGACATCAGCAGCCGACATCGACTGCACGGGATTACTGCATGTGATTATCAACAACACGTTTTTTCATAATCACATTGGGTGTAATTTGGCTGGCGCTAGTTTATTTTCAGAG GTGAGGCAATACAGAAATGAGATATTCCATTCAAGCACCATGGAACTAGAAGAGGCAGTAGCAAACACTTACATAGATGATATGATTGCTGTACTGCAAGATGGTAAGGAACTGATTAACAGAAAAGATGCCCAGGACGCTGTAAAGAAACTTGAAGAG CTGAAGAATGAAGATTTCATTGTTACAACTGAAAATATGAAGGAAGTTCTTGAAGATATCAGAGAAGAAATTAGGAATATGAAACAAACAACAGAAGGTCTTGCGACTAAGGACGATTGTGATGATCTCAAAATGAAAATCTCTGCACTTGAATCTCTCGTGTGTGAACAAACGGAG GAGATACAACGACTCAAGACAGATGATTCTGCTCAAAAGGAACAATCAGAATATGAAAAGTCCAAATTAG AGTTACAGAAAAGTTTGATAGAGTTTTACAGAGAAGGTATACTACGCATGTCTGCACTTCCAACAACAAGAGGGTAA